The DNA segment AAGCTAGGAGCGGAGGGTAAGAAAAAGCCGCTTTCCTCGTTTTTTTCTTACCCTGCACGTTAGGCCACATTCACCGACCAGCGATAATTCTGCGCCAACGACAGCTGTAATCGATCTCCAGGGGAGAGGGCAGACACCCCCGCCGGCGTCCCCGTCAACACCACATCACCCGGCAACAGAGTAAAGGACTGACTCATCTCCGCCAACAACTCGGCAATCTGATGCAACATCAGCCGACTATCACCGCGCTGCTGCGGCTGCTCATTCTTATCCAAGGCGAACTCGATAGCCTGCAGGTCAGCAAACTCAGTCACGGGCACAAACGGGGTCAGCGGGCAGGAAGCATCAAAGGCCTTCGCCACCTCCCAGGGCTGCCCCCTCGCCTTCAACGACGACTGCACATCACGCAAGGTCAGGTCGAGAGCCAAGCCCACTCCGTCGATCGCGGCCTGCGCCTCCTCGGCTGTCGCAGCCGTCAGCGTTGTACCGATCAGTAACGCCAACTCTAACTCATGGTGCACCGCTCCCTGTCCACGCGGCAGCTGGATATCAGCCTCAATACCAACGACCGCCGTGGACGGCTTGATAAACAACAGCGGCGTCTCCGGCACGGCGTTGTTTAACTCGCGAATATGATCGAGGTAGTTACGGCCGACACAAACCACCTTACCGACGGGGTAGTCGATCGCAGCACCCTCAACCCAACAATGCCTATAACTGCTCATTGATCAAATACCTTGCCTGGATTCATCACCCCATTTGGGTCAAAGACTTGACGCAGGCTGCGCATGTAGTCAATTTCGACGGCGCTGCGACTGTACTGCAGGTAAGGCTTTTTCAACAAGCCGACACCGTGCTCTGCCGACACCGAGCCAGCATAGCGCTGCACCACCTCAAAAATCTGCTTCGACACAAGCTCGCACTGCGTCACGAACGCCTCCATCGGCGTGTCGTCGGGACGCAGAATGTTGAGGTGGGCGTTGCCATCACCAATATGACCGAACCAGACAATTTCGAAATCGGGGTAGCCCGCCTGCACCAGCGCATCAACCTCGGCAATAAACTCAGGCACCCGCGAGACATGCACCGACAAGTCATTTTTATACGGCGTCCAACGTGCCAGTGTTTCAGAAATATCCTCGCGCAGCCGCCACAGATTCTGCGCCTGCTGCAGGCTCTGGCTGAGCACACCATCGACCACCCAGCCCTGCTCCATACAGTACTCGAAGAGCGTCATCGCATGCTCGAGCTCTTGCTCGGTCAAGGATTCAAATTCCAGTAGTGCGTAATAATCACAGACACTGTCGAACGGCCGCTGTAAACCCTGGTGCTCGACGACCTTTTGCAGCGCCTTCTCAGAGAAAAACTCAAAGGCGGTTAGGTCAATTTTGCTCTGAAAGGCCTGCAAGACATTCATGATCGAGGAGAACTGCTCGACCCCCAACACCAGAACGTTGAGGTTGTGCGGCTGCCGGGTTAGACGCATCGTCGCCTCAACAATGAAACCCAGAGTACCTTCCGCGCCGATAAACAGCTGACGCATATCGTAACCGGCATTATTTTTCAGCAAGCCATTATTCAGTTCGAGTATCTCGCCGCTGCCAGTCACCACCTTCAAGCCCAACACCCAGTCCCGCGTCATACCGTAGCGAATGACTTTAATGCCTCCGGCATTGGTAGCGATATTACCGCCGATTTGTGACGAACCACTGGAGGCAAAATCGACGGGATAGAACAGCTCATGCTCTGCCGCATAATCCTGCAGCTGCTCGGTGATCACCCCCGCCTCACAGACCACGCTCTGATCGACAACATTTAGCTGTCGAATCTGGTTCATTGCATCAAATGCCACCACCACCTCACCGGCGGTCGCGACAGCACCACCAGAGAGACCGGTTCGTCCGCCCGAGGGAACCAACGAGAAACCTTCTCGGTTTGCCAGTTTGACGATGGCCTGCACCTGCTCAACCGTCTTCGGCAGAACGATAACAGAGGGGGCCGGCGTATAAATACGCGTCCAATCCCGACCATAACGCTGTAGATCGTCGTCATCGAGGAGCAGCTTGTCCTCACCAACGATCTCCTTAAGACTCTGAATTACTGCAGCAGATAGTTTATTAGTCATGTTTTAATCCAGCGGAGAAGCAATTTTTTATAGCCAGTATTTCCCTGCGAAATAGTAGAATAACCGAGATTATGGCTCATTTAGGCGGGGCTATGTTACCATAGCCGCACAATAAATATGCCATATCTCATCATGCGGTCCAGGATATAAGATGTCTAAAACTTCTCTAGATAAAAGCAAAATACGCGTCCTGTTATTGGAAGGCGTCCACGAATCTGCGGTCTCGACGCTAGAGGCAGCAGGCTACAGTAATATCGAGTACATCAAGACCGCCCTGGCTGGCGACGAACTAATCGCCAAGATCAGCGACGCTCACTTCATCGGCGTTCGCTCACGCACACAACTCACCGACGAAGTACTCGCCCAGGCCCCCAAGCTGATGGCTATCGGCTGCTTTTGTATCGGTACCAATCAGGTCAACCTACAGTCGGCGATGAGCCACGGCATCGCCGTCTTCAACGCCCCATACTCCAACACCCGCTCCGTCGCCGAACTCGTCATCGCTCAGGCGATCTTGCTACTGCGCGGCATCGCAGAGAAGAGCGCCAAAGCCCACCGCGGCGTGTGGGATAAGTCGGCCTCGGGCTCTTTCGAGATACGCGGTAAGACCCTAGGCCTGATCGGCTACGGCTCGATCGGCATGCAGCTTTCAGTCATCGCCGAGTCACTCGGCATGAAAGTCAAATTCTTCGATACCTCAAGCAAGCTACCGCTAGGTAACGCTGTACAGATGAACACCCTCGAGGAGCTGCTCGGCAGTGCCGACATTGTCAGCCTACACGTCCCCGAAACCGCCGCCACCAAGGACATGATCGGTGCAGAACAGATTGCCGCGATGAAAGACGGTGCCATCTTGATTAACGCCTCACGCGGTACCGTCGTCGACATCCCCGCCCTCGCCACCGCCCTCGAGAGTAAGAAGCTTTCTGGCGCCGCCATCGACGTCTTCCCGGTCGAGCCAAAGTCAAATAAAGAAGAGTTCGTCAGCCCGCTGCGCGCCTTCGAGAACACCTTCCTCACACCGCATATTGGCGGCTCCACCATGGAGGCACAAGCCAACATCGGACTGGAGGTGGCCGAAAAACTGATCAAGTACTCCGACACCGGTACCACTACCTCCTCCGTCAACTTCCCCGGCGTGGCACTGCCTGCCCACGAAGGCTGTCACCGCCTGCTGCACATCCACGACAACCACCCCGGCGTCATGTCTGCTATCAACCAGACGCTCTCGGATAACAACATTAACATCAGCGGTCAGTATCTACAGACCAACGAGAAGGTGGGCTACGTCGTCATCGATGTCGACCAAGAGTGCTCAGAGCTGGCGCTGAAGAAGATAAGCGAGATCGAAGGCACCGTCCGCTGCCGAGTGCTGTTCTAAGCAGTAGGTCGCTGCAACCAGCCAATAAAAAGGCGAGCATCATGCTCGCCTTTTTATTGGCCCAACGCCCCCTACTGAGGACGATAGACCGAGACGTTGTGATAACCCTCGTGCTTGAGGTGCGACGCGTGCAGACGACTCATCGTGCCACGCTCACAATAGAGCATATAATGTTGCGCCTGATCGAGCTGCTCATACTGACTATGCAGCTCGTAAAACGGAATCTCAAGCACCTCATTCTGACCGAGCTTCAACGGCTGCAACTCACGCTCGGTCGGATGACGTACATCGATCACAATACTCTCGCCGACAGGAAACGGCATCACTTCGACCTCAGCTATCTGTTCGTCGAGATCGATCTCATCAATATTGATCAAGCGTGTATCAGCGATCGCCTGCTCTAACACCGCAAAGTCGAAGCGAGACTCCTGTGACTCGATCTTTTCCGGCTTCGCCTTCGTCGTCGGCTTGACCGAAATGACACCACAATATTCCGGCATGCTCGCGGCAAACTCCTCGGTACCGATCTCAGCCGACAACTTAACAATATCCGGCTTATCCATGGTAATCAGCGGCCGCAGCACTAGCTTATTCGTCACCGAGTCGATGACGCTAAGATTAGTCAGGGTTTGGCTTGAGACCTGGGCAATACACTCACCCGTCACCACCGCCTGCACTCCCATATCGTCGGCAATAGTGGTTGCCGCACGTAGCATCATGCGCTTCAAGATGACGCCCATCTGCGAGTTATCGACCTTCTTCAGTATCTCTCCGACCACCCCATCAAAGGGCACAGAGATGAAACGCACCCTGTGCGAGGCGCCGTACTTCTGCCACAGGTAAAGTGCCACCTCCTTGACGCCAATCTCATGCGCGTGACCACCGAGATTGAAGAACAGGAAGTGCGTTCTAAGCCCCCGCTTCATCATCAGGTAACTGGCCACATTGGAATCAAAGCCGCCGGATATCAACGAAATAACCGGATCCAAACTGCCCATAGGAAAGCCCCCCAAACCTTCATAACGACAGTTGGTGATATATAAATTCTCGTCACGCACCTCTAACATTACCGTGATATCGGGATTTTTCAGCTGCACCCCTTTCGCCTCGGTATGCTGGTTGAGGCCGCCCCCAACATAGCGCTCGATCTCACCAGAGCTAAAGGCGTGAGTCCCCGCACGCTTACAGCGCACAGCAAACGTCTTACCTGCGAGCCGCTCCCCCCACAATAACTTAGTCTTCTCGAAGATATCGTGCAGATCACCCAGCGGGTAGTGGGACACCTCATTGAAGTAGGCGATACCCGGCGTGTGCGACAACGTTTCGACAAAACGCTGCAGTTTTTCCTCCTGCTGGCTCTCAACAACGAGCTTGTCCCAATCTCGCTGCACCTTGACCTCTGCATCGATCTGTCGCAACAGGCTGCGCACATTATCCGTCAGGTGGCGCACAAACTGCTTTCTGACTGGTTTGCTCTTGATAGTAATTTCAGGGAAGAACTTAACGATAAATTTCATGATGATCCGACATAGGTTTCTGAATCCCCCCAACGGGGCAATGCAACTTACCCATCATTATAAAACACTTGCTTGTCCGTGTGCTTATCCTTAATGTGTACACAAAGAAAATAGCGTTGCCGCACCACAAAAGAGCACGCTCGCACCATATCGATGCAGGGTTTGCGCTGACTACAGCAACAACTCACCATCGAAGTGCATTAGCTCTACCGAAGATGATGCCTACAAGCTAAACCATTACCTGGCACAAGCTTTGCATTAACTTCCTTATTAAGACTAATCTACAGCGCTAGCTGGATTTATTTAAGACCAAAAATAATAGGCATTATTGCCTTACACTTGAAAATTGAGGACATCCGTATGTCAGAACGTACCCTAAAATTAATCGCTGATAACGACGTTAAGTGGGCCGATCTACGCTTCACCGATTTTAAAGGCAAAGAGCAGCACGTCACCATCCCCGCCAGCGAAGTTGGCAAAGACGGCTTCTTCGAAGACGGCAAGATGTTCGATGGCTCTTCGATCTCAGGCTGGAAGGGTATCAACGAATCTGACATGGTCATGTTGCCCGACGACAGCTCCTCCTACATCGACCCGTTCACCGAGTCGGCCACCGTTAACATCCTCTGTAACATCGTCGAGCCTACCACAGGACAGGGCTACAACCGCGACCCTCGTTCTGTTGCCGATCGCGCCGAAGAATATCTGCGCTCTACCGGTATTGCCGATAGCGCCCTCTTCGGTCCAGAACCCGAATTCTTCGTCTTCGACGACGTCAAGTGGAGCGCCGACGTCTCTGGCGCCAGCTACCAGATCAACGCTGAAGAAGCCGCTTGGTCTAGCGACAAGTCGTTCGCCGACGGCAACATGGGTCACCGTCCTACCGTCAAAGGTGGTTACTTCCCCGTCC comes from the Sinobacterium caligoides genome and includes:
- the thiI gene encoding tRNA uracil 4-sulfurtransferase ThiI, translating into MKFIVKFFPEITIKSKPVRKQFVRHLTDNVRSLLRQIDAEVKVQRDWDKLVVESQQEEKLQRFVETLSHTPGIAYFNEVSHYPLGDLHDIFEKTKLLWGERLAGKTFAVRCKRAGTHAFSSGEIERYVGGGLNQHTEAKGVQLKNPDITVMLEVRDENLYITNCRYEGLGGFPMGSLDPVISLISGGFDSNVASYLMMKRGLRTHFLFFNLGGHAHEIGVKEVALYLWQKYGASHRVRFISVPFDGVVGEILKKVDNSQMGVILKRMMLRAATTIADDMGVQAVVTGECIAQVSSQTLTNLSVIDSVTNKLVLRPLITMDKPDIVKLSAEIGTEEFAASMPEYCGVISVKPTTKAKPEKIESQESRFDFAVLEQAIADTRLINIDEIDLDEQIAEVEVMPFPVGESIVIDVRHPTERELQPLKLGQNEVLEIPFYELHSQYEQLDQAQHYMLYCERGTMSRLHASHLKHEGYHNVSVYRPQ
- the serA gene encoding phosphoglycerate dehydrogenase — protein: MSKTSLDKSKIRVLLLEGVHESAVSTLEAAGYSNIEYIKTALAGDELIAKISDAHFIGVRSRTQLTDEVLAQAPKLMAIGCFCIGTNQVNLQSAMSHGIAVFNAPYSNTRSVAELVIAQAILLLRGIAEKSAKAHRGVWDKSASGSFEIRGKTLGLIGYGSIGMQLSVIAESLGMKVKFFDTSSKLPLGNAVQMNTLEELLGSADIVSLHVPETAATKDMIGAEQIAAMKDGAILINASRGTVVDIPALATALESKKLSGAAIDVFPVEPKSNKEEFVSPLRAFENTFLTPHIGGSTMEAQANIGLEVAEKLIKYSDTGTTTSSVNFPGVALPAHEGCHRLLHIHDNHPGVMSAINQTLSDNNINISGQYLQTNEKVGYVVIDVDQECSELALKKISEIEGTVRCRVLF
- a CDS encoding FAD-binding oxidoreductase; its protein translation is MTNKLSAAVIQSLKEIVGEDKLLLDDDDLQRYGRDWTRIYTPAPSVIVLPKTVEQVQAIVKLANREGFSLVPSGGRTGLSGGAVATAGEVVVAFDAMNQIRQLNVVDQSVVCEAGVITEQLQDYAAEHELFYPVDFASSGSSQIGGNIATNAGGIKVIRYGMTRDWVLGLKVVTGSGEILELNNGLLKNNAGYDMRQLFIGAEGTLGFIVEATMRLTRQPHNLNVLVLGVEQFSSIMNVLQAFQSKIDLTAFEFFSEKALQKVVEHQGLQRPFDSVCDYYALLEFESLTEQELEHAMTLFEYCMEQGWVVDGVLSQSLQQAQNLWRLREDISETLARWTPYKNDLSVHVSRVPEFIAEVDALVQAGYPDFEIVWFGHIGDGNAHLNILRPDDTPMEAFVTQCELVSKQIFEVVQRYAGSVSAEHGVGLLKKPYLQYSRSAVEIDYMRSLRQVFDPNGVMNPGKVFDQ
- a CDS encoding fumarylacetoacetate hydrolase family protein, whose protein sequence is MSSYRHCWVEGAAIDYPVGKVVCVGRNYLDHIRELNNAVPETPLLFIKPSTAVVGIEADIQLPRGQGAVHHELELALLIGTTLTAATAEEAQAAIDGVGLALDLTLRDVQSSLKARGQPWEVAKAFDASCPLTPFVPVTEFADLQAIEFALDKNEQPQQRGDSRLMLHQIAELLAEMSQSFTLLPGDVVLTGTPAGVSALSPGDRLQLSLAQNYRWSVNVA